One region of Eupeodes corollae chromosome 1, idEupCoro1.1, whole genome shotgun sequence genomic DNA includes:
- the LOC129939416 gene encoding uncharacterized protein LOC129939416 isoform X3, translated as MFCESGFERDARSGCSVCRCRNPCDGLECPNGEVCQIQEVKCKNEPCPPIPTCKKGRSIENYCPAGFPLSIEGSVRPFLCGLEPGKPVCPPMYKCIVESGNDYGVCCPNHSLNFKKPGTCPADDSSPYTEKTGYMCGTPCSHDLECKQMEKCCHTKGCKMSCQQPVNITNCHQLKVLADLMTVNEREGRGYVPDCNGPGGTFSPKQCSRNGLVCWCVDPRTGNKLKGTMGAASKVNCDGWENIISRSFGRSFSSNDCDYNICAAVCEYGFKNDHNGCPTCECSEPCEGFKCPGGSHCEVATDPLCESGSALCSSWPVCKPDFVYSNPCEVDSPLQDNVTGEIFYCSEERQSRALEPVLFYDDEPLVSETRSISNRIVCPVEYKCTKLHGQSQHVCCPDPFLRPPEIGAEIEPRQQTMCEYLRDFSKRMEGTEKGMQLAIAPPVCTNEGNFRERQCALRKVMVTRSEHRKILEENTIRKMRMLLEGRSKRDVESLKLYRVDDSLLNVQVASEPSSAVSGRSAKLIESSDENDLFPQLFKANTRKGSSSRSKAKESEDILIPIEVEECWCVDGFGTEIPDSRGPNVTDEYCINLRESIDCLELTCRMGCDYGFDLDPTTKCPACHCRDPCDGISCTDDTECRIIDVSCDDEYCPPVPACLPRKPGQCPFLVPPGSDRQTDGNYCSYECRTDSQCDGSRRCCSNGCGTQCVEPQMKTACQHLHAIQMHQFSEIGIPAKQMHVAMCDEQTGKWKEIQCGPENICWCVDEIGQEIGGTRSKNSTPICKPNSAFKCPSVECPPCEYGHKVDENGCIVCQCRDLCEEITCSSNEACELINVECVDRPCPKMPICVPLRDSVCPEGSPLKQNNVELSCGPHNENDVCPSTHTCQLNPVSHRGVCCSKTRDVCFESIDSTCKATEKSLSNVTYYRFNPKANKCVPILLDMSQTSCQTKNIFRNEQACVSVCPVLTPCERLKLKNNLAAKRARQAVWFEPRCDPITGHWSPVQCLGNQMLEEPPVYIQGTNSLSDPKKNTKSSPGSYGVCWCADKKGAPLKGTLTRDLEPICNSRQARRQSHTSMNDPLMEHLIERMTMLVTEEIVKAEETDDEDEDEDDFTYPVETIARSSLSASGSDNVYESVNSIMDSKLSVENMPKLTDTTRCFGIAKTASFPVECDEKGSFLPTQCNRNKCWCVDEAGNQIPQTSTFQRGTRKCMFTAIESVAIEIFLHNVSSTSVKNFYDIVKMELHQYIGDPINLRVQENIDGTAIVSFELHDADKINKAYLIENAIENKKLFLGRGHYEPDITLSKFVHRNHQIPVAQTFTSPESTIQVAVFILATSSAFLVSLFVVYVMLKRGRHDKYRQGNYSLETDSDSFNSERKIDFGAPIFVLSVEDSKDTK; from the exons ATGTTCTGTGAATCGGGTTTTGAACGTGATGCAAGAAGCGGTTGCTCCGTATGTCGCTGTCGAAATCCCTGCGATGGCTTAGAATGTCCCAACGGTGAGGTGTGCCAAATCCAAGAAGTTAAGTGCAAAAACGAACCTTGTCCGCCGATTCCAACGTGCAAAAAGGGGCGATCAATTGAAAATTACTGCCCCGCTGGATTTCCCTTATCGATTGAAGGTAGTGTCAGACCATTTCTGTGTGGCCTTGAACCCGGGAAACCAGTCTGTCCGCCAATGTACAAGTGTATTGTCGAATCGGGAAATGACTATGGAGTGTGCTGCCCCAATCATTctctaaatttcaaaaaacctgGAACGTGTCCGGCGGATGATTCATCGCCTTACACAGAAAAAACTGGATACATGTGCGGAACGCCTTGCTCGCACGACTTGGAGTGCAAGCAAATGGAGAAGTGTTGTCACACTAAGGGGTGCAAAATGAGCTGCCAGCAACCCGTAAACATTACCAATTGCCATCAATTAAAGGTGCTTGCCGATTTGATGACTGTTAATGAACGTGAAGGAAGAGGCTACGTGCCTGATTGCAATGGACCTGGGGGAACGTTTTCTCCCAAGCAATGTTCTCGAAATGGTTTGGTTTGTTGGTGTGTCGATCCTCGTACTGGAAATAAACTGAAAGGAACTATGGGTGCTGCTTCGAAGGTCAACTGTGATGGCTGGGAGAATATTATAAGCCGTTCCTTTGGAAGAAGTTTCAGTTCAAACGATTGTGATTATAACATTTGTGCAGCAGTGTGCGAGTACGGATTCAAG AATGACCACAACGGTTGCCCAACTTGTGAATGCTCTGAGCCATGTGAAGGTTTCAAATGCCCGGGCGGATCTCATTGCGAAGTGGCTACAGATCCCCTGTGCGAGTCAGGATCTGCCTTGTGCTCTTCGTGGCCGGTTTGTAAGCCAGATTTCGTGTATTCGAATCCTTGTGAAGTGGATAGTCCACTGCAGGATAATGTAACCGGGGAAATTTTCTACTGCAGCGAAG AACGCCAGTCACGTGCCCTAGAACCCGTGCTTTTCTACGATGATGAGCCTTTAGTTTCAGAAACTCGTTCGATTAGTAATCGAATTGTCTGCCCCGTAGAATATAAATGTACGAAACTCCATGGACAAAGTCAACATGTTTGTTGCCCAGACCCATTCCTAAGACCACCAGAGATTGGCGCAGAAATTGAACCAAGGCAGCAGACAA TGTGTGAATATCTTAGGGATTTTTCCAAACGCATGGAAGGAACAGAAAAGGGGATGCAATTAGCAATTGCTCCTCCAGTCTGCACCAACGAGGGCAATTTCCGAGAACGTCAGTGTGCGCTACGAAAAGTTATGGTAACCCGTTCTGAACATCGTAAGATTCTGGAAGAGAATACTATACGGAAGATGAGAATGCTTCTTGAAGGTAGATCAAAACGAGACGTAGAAAGCTTGAAGCTGTATCGGGTAGACGACAGTCTCTTAAATGTTCAAGTTGCATCCGAACCTTCTTCGGCAGTTAGTGGGAGAAGTGCTAAGTTAATTGAATCGTCGGATGAAAACGATTTGTTTCCCCAGCTTTTTAAGGCAAATACTCGAAAGGGCTCTTCAAGCCGGTCGAAGGCAAAAGAAAGTGAGGACATATTGATCCCCATTGAAGTCGAAGAATGCTGGTGCGTAGATGGTTTTGGCACAGAGATACCCGACTCTAGAGGGCCAAATGTAACTGACGAATATTGCATTAATTTGCGTGAATCCATTGATTGTCTTGAATTGACTTGTCGCATGGGATGTGACTATGGATTTGATTTGGATCCAACCACTAAGTGCCCAGCATGCCACTGTCGTGACCCATGCGATGGTATTTCCTGTACAGATGACACGGAGTGCCGTATAATTGATGTGTCATGTGACGATGAATATTGTCCACCGGTGCCAGCCTGTTTGCCAAGGAAACCCGGCCAGTGCCCGTTCCTAGTGCCCCCAGGTTCGGATCGGCAAACTGATGGAAATTATTGTTCCTACGAATGCCGGACGGATTCCCAGTGTGATGGTTCCAGACGTTGCTGTTCAAACGGTTGTGGCACTCAGTGTGTGGAGCCTCAAATGAAAACAGCCTGCCAACACTTGCATGCCATTCAAATGCATCAATTCTCTGAAATTGGTATTCCGGCCAAGCAAATGCATGTGGCGATGTGTGATGAGCAGACTGGCAAATGGAAGGAGATTCAATGCGGCCCAGAAAACATTTGTTGGTGTGTAGACGAAATCGGTCAAGAAATAGGTGGTACCCGTTCGAAGAATTCCACTCCTATCTGTAAACCTAATTCCGCATTTAAATGTCCATCTGTTGAGTGCCCACCTTGTGAGTACGGACACAAAGTTGACGAGAACGGTTGCATTGTTTGCCAATGCCGAGATTTATGTGAAGAAATCACATGTTCATCGAATGAAGCTTGTGAGCTCATCAATGTAGAGTGCGTTGACCGTCCATGTCCGAAGATGCCTATATGCGTTCCTCTACGCGACTCAGTGTGCCCTGAGGGAAGTCCACTAAAGCAAAACAATGTTGAGTTGAGTTGTGGGCCGCACAACGAGAACGATGTTTGTCCGAGCACTCACACCTGCCAATTGAACCCTGTTTCTCACAGAGGAGTTTGCTGTTCGAAAACAA GAGATGTCTGCTTTGAGTCTATAGACAGTACTTGTAAGGCTACAGAGAAGAGTTTAAGCAATGTAACTTACTACAGGTTCAATCCGAAGGCCAACAAGTGTGTACCAATATTGCTTGATATGAGCCAGACAAGCTGCCAAACGAAAAACATATTCCGGAATGAACAGGCTTGTGTTTCTGTCTGTCCAG TGCTCACTCCATGTGAAAGACTTAAATTAAAGAACAACTTGGCCGCTAAACGAGCAAGACAAGCTGTCTGGTTTGAACCGAGATGTGATCCTATCACGGGTCATTGGAGTCCCGTGCAATGCCTTGGCAATCAAATGTTGGAAGAACCACCTGTTTATATTCAGGGAACCAACTCTCTTTCTGAtccaaagaaaaacacaaaatcctCTCCAGGAAGCTATGGAGTATGTTGGTGTGCTGATAAGAAGGGAGCTCCACTAAAAGGAACACTCACACGAGACTTGGAGCCTATCTGTAACAGTCGGCAAGCCCGAAGGCAATCACACACTTCAATGAACGACCCACTGATGGAGCACCTTATCGAACGCATGACCATGCTAGTGACCGAAGAAATCGTAAAAGCCGAGGAAACCGACGACGAAGATGAGGATGAAGATGATTTCACTTACCCCGTTGAAACAATTGCACGTTCCAGTCTTTCAGCATCAGGATCAGACAACGTTTACGAATCAGTTAACTCAATAATGGACTCGAAGCTTTCAGTGGAAAACATGCCCAAGCTAACTGACACTACAAGATGCTTTGGCATTGCAAAGACAGCTTCATTCCCAGTTGAGTGTGATGAGAAGGGTTCATTCCTCCCAACTCAATGCAACAGAAACAAATGTTGGTGTGTTGATGAAGCTGGCAATCAGATTCCTCAGACTTCGACCTTCCAGAGGGGAACTCGGAAATGTATGTTCACTGCCATAGAATCGGTTGCTATCGAGATTTTCCTTCACAATGTTTCGTCGACGTCCGTGAAGAACTTCTACGACATCGTCAAAATGGAACTACACCAATACATTGGTGACCCAATCAATTTGCGAGTTCAGGAGAACATAGATGGCACAGCAATCGTTAGTTTTGAATTACATGATGCCGATAAGATTAACAAAGCATATCTAATCGAAAATGCCATAGAAAACAAGAAGCTATTCCTGGGCAGAGGACACTATGAGCCAGATATTACACTCTCCAAGTTCGTGCATAGAAATCATCAAATTCCTGTCGCCCAAACGTTCACCTCACCAGAGAGTACGATTCAGGTAGCAGTGTTTATATTAGCCACTTCCTCAGCATTCCTAGTGAGCTTATTTGTAGTGTACGTTATGTTGAAACGTGGTCGACATGATAAGTACAGACAAGGCAACTACTCCCTTGAAACAGATAGCGATAGCTTCAACAGCGAGAGGAAGATTGATTTTGGAGCTCCGATCTTTGTGCTGAGTGTTGAGGATAGTAAAGATACCAAATAA